Proteins found in one Sphaeramia orbicularis chromosome 8, fSphaOr1.1, whole genome shotgun sequence genomic segment:
- the gtf2f1 gene encoding general transcription factor IIF subunit 1 isoform X1, which yields MTSLGSSSSTATEYTVRVPKNTSKKYNIMAFNAGDKVNCSTWTQARMERDMSARRIYGEEETAEGAAGSEFGKKQREEARRKKFGIVTREFKVEDQPWILKVNGKAGKRFKGIKKGGVTENASYYIFTQCPDGAFEAFPVHGWYNFTPLAKHRTLTAEEAEEEWGRRNKVVNHFSIMLQRRLREQERGEEDEDEGEKSGKKKKKGGKGGDLRIHDQDEDLEMSSDDSNSSGGEDGESKTKTKKDMGKGKGKKKKKSRSSENEALEDSDDGDYEGQEVDYMSDESSSEEEHEKGKPSKEEHPKGIDEASESEEESEEEKQNEEEAKEEEEEEDGKKTPVQMEKKKKKDSSGESESSDDSDIEGETASALFMVKKRTPPKRPGGRGSAGSSRTGSRPGTPSIDPASTSNTLRAAASKLEQGKRQNPVGGTDSPAAKRLKMEPNSQSPAPSGKSTPQPPSGKSTPSSSDVQLTEEAVRRYLIRKPMTTKDLLKKFQTKRTGLSNEQTVNVLAQILKRLNPERKNVNDKMHFYLTE from the exons ATGACGTCTCTG GGGAGCAGCAGTTCCACAGCCACTGAATACACTGTCCGAGTGCCCAA aaacactagcaagAAGTACAACATCATGGCTTTCAATGCAGGAGACAAAGTCAACTGTTCAACTTGGACACAG GCACGTATGGAAAGAGACATGAGCGCTCGGCGGATATATGGGGAGGAAGAGACAGCAGAAGGTGCGGCTGGCAGCGAGTTTGGCAAAAAGCAGCGGGAGGAAGCACGGCGCAAGAAGTTTGGTATTGTGACACGAGAGTTCAAAGTGGAGGACCAGCCCTGGATTCTCAAAGTTAATGGAAAAGCTGGCAAGAG GTTCAAGGGAATAAAGAAGGGTGGTGTTACAGAAAATGCATCATACTACATCTTTACACAGTGTCCTGATGGAGCTTTTGAGGCCTTCCCTGTCCATGGCTGGTATAATTTCACACCCCTGGCTAAGCACAGAACTCTCACTGCAGAGGAGGCCGAGGAGGAGTGGGGCAG GAGGAACAAGGTGGTTAATCACTTCAGCATCATGCTTCAGAGGCGTCTGCGGGAGCAGGAACGTGgcgaagaagatgaagacgaggGTGAGAAATCTggcaagaagaaaaagaaaggtgGGAAAGGGGGCGACCTTCGTATTCATGACCAGGACGAGGATTTGGAGATGAGCAGCGATGACAGCAATAGCAGTGGGGGTGAAG ATGGCGAGAgcaagacaaagacaaagaaagacaTGGGAAAAGgaaaagggaagaagaagaagaagagtaggAGCAGTGAGAACGAGGCATTGGAGGACAGTGACGATGGAGACTACGAAGGTCAAGAAGTGGATTACATGTCAGATGAAAGCAG CTCAGAAGAAGAGCATGAGAAGGGAAAGCCCAGCAAAGAAGAGCATCCCAAAG GAATTGACGAAGCATCTGAAAGCGAAGAAGAAAGCGAGGAGGAGAAGCAGAACGAAGAGGAagcaaaagaggaggaagaagaggaagacggaAAGAAAACCCCGgttcaaatggaaaagaagaagaaaaaag ACAGCAGCGGAGAATCCGAAAGCTCAGACGACAGCGACATCGAGGGGGAAACGGCCTCTGCTTTGTTCATGGtg AAGAAGCGCACACCTCCTAAACGTCCAGGTGGTCGGGGTTCTGCAGGCAGCTCCAGGACTGGGAGTCGTCCTGGGACACCGTCCATAGACCCAGCCTCCACCTCCAATACACTTCGCGCTGCTGCTAGCAAGCTTGAGCAAG GTAAGAGACAGAATCCGGTTGGTGGCACTGATTCACCAGCTGCCAAACGGCTGAAAATGGAGCCCAACAGTCAGAGTCCTGCTCCATCTGGAAAGAGCACGCCTCAACCACCATCAGGAAAATCCACACCAAGCTCAAG TGATGTGCAGCTAACAGAAGAAGCAGTCCGGCGCTACCTAATCCGTAAACCGATGACCACCAAGGACCTGCTGAAGAAGTTCCAGACAAAGCGCACAGGTTTGAGCAATGAGCAGACGGTGAATGTACTGGCTCAGATCCTGAAGCGCCTCAACCCAGAGCGCAAAAACGTAAACGACAAAATGCACTTCTACCTTACAGAGTAA
- the gtf2f1 gene encoding general transcription factor IIF subunit 1 isoform X2, producing the protein MTSLGSSSSTATEYTVRVPKNTSKKYNIMAFNAGDKVNCSTWTQARMERDMSARRIYGEEETAEGAAGSEFGKKQREEARRKKFGIVTREFKVEDQPWILKVNGKAGKRFKGIKKGGVTENASYYIFTQCPDGAFEAFPVHGWYNFTPLAKHRTLTAEEAEEEWGRRNKVVNHFSIMLQRRLREQERGEEDEDEGEKSGKKKKKGGKGGDLRIHDQDEDLEMSSDDSNSSGGEDGESKTKTKKDMGKGKGKKKKKSRSSENEALEDSDDGDYEGQEVDYMSDESSSEEEHEKGKPSKEEHPKGIDEASESEEESEEEKQNEEEAKEEEEEEDGKKTPVQMEKKKKKDSSGESESSDDSDIEGETASALFMKKRTPPKRPGGRGSAGSSRTGSRPGTPSIDPASTSNTLRAAASKLEQGKRQNPVGGTDSPAAKRLKMEPNSQSPAPSGKSTPQPPSGKSTPSSSDVQLTEEAVRRYLIRKPMTTKDLLKKFQTKRTGLSNEQTVNVLAQILKRLNPERKNVNDKMHFYLTE; encoded by the exons ATGACGTCTCTG GGGAGCAGCAGTTCCACAGCCACTGAATACACTGTCCGAGTGCCCAA aaacactagcaagAAGTACAACATCATGGCTTTCAATGCAGGAGACAAAGTCAACTGTTCAACTTGGACACAG GCACGTATGGAAAGAGACATGAGCGCTCGGCGGATATATGGGGAGGAAGAGACAGCAGAAGGTGCGGCTGGCAGCGAGTTTGGCAAAAAGCAGCGGGAGGAAGCACGGCGCAAGAAGTTTGGTATTGTGACACGAGAGTTCAAAGTGGAGGACCAGCCCTGGATTCTCAAAGTTAATGGAAAAGCTGGCAAGAG GTTCAAGGGAATAAAGAAGGGTGGTGTTACAGAAAATGCATCATACTACATCTTTACACAGTGTCCTGATGGAGCTTTTGAGGCCTTCCCTGTCCATGGCTGGTATAATTTCACACCCCTGGCTAAGCACAGAACTCTCACTGCAGAGGAGGCCGAGGAGGAGTGGGGCAG GAGGAACAAGGTGGTTAATCACTTCAGCATCATGCTTCAGAGGCGTCTGCGGGAGCAGGAACGTGgcgaagaagatgaagacgaggGTGAGAAATCTggcaagaagaaaaagaaaggtgGGAAAGGGGGCGACCTTCGTATTCATGACCAGGACGAGGATTTGGAGATGAGCAGCGATGACAGCAATAGCAGTGGGGGTGAAG ATGGCGAGAgcaagacaaagacaaagaaagacaTGGGAAAAGgaaaagggaagaagaagaagaagagtaggAGCAGTGAGAACGAGGCATTGGAGGACAGTGACGATGGAGACTACGAAGGTCAAGAAGTGGATTACATGTCAGATGAAAGCAG CTCAGAAGAAGAGCATGAGAAGGGAAAGCCCAGCAAAGAAGAGCATCCCAAAG GAATTGACGAAGCATCTGAAAGCGAAGAAGAAAGCGAGGAGGAGAAGCAGAACGAAGAGGAagcaaaagaggaggaagaagaggaagacggaAAGAAAACCCCGgttcaaatggaaaagaagaagaaaaaag ACAGCAGCGGAGAATCCGAAAGCTCAGACGACAGCGACATCGAGGGGGAAACGGCCTCTGCTTTGTTCATG AAGAAGCGCACACCTCCTAAACGTCCAGGTGGTCGGGGTTCTGCAGGCAGCTCCAGGACTGGGAGTCGTCCTGGGACACCGTCCATAGACCCAGCCTCCACCTCCAATACACTTCGCGCTGCTGCTAGCAAGCTTGAGCAAG GTAAGAGACAGAATCCGGTTGGTGGCACTGATTCACCAGCTGCCAAACGGCTGAAAATGGAGCCCAACAGTCAGAGTCCTGCTCCATCTGGAAAGAGCACGCCTCAACCACCATCAGGAAAATCCACACCAAGCTCAAG TGATGTGCAGCTAACAGAAGAAGCAGTCCGGCGCTACCTAATCCGTAAACCGATGACCACCAAGGACCTGCTGAAGAAGTTCCAGACAAAGCGCACAGGTTTGAGCAATGAGCAGACGGTGAATGTACTGGCTCAGATCCTGAAGCGCCTCAACCCAGAGCGCAAAAACGTAAACGACAAAATGCACTTCTACCTTACAGAGTAA